Within Burkholderia contaminans, the genomic segment GCCGACTGAAATGAATACGACTGCTATTGCCCACGCCCTAAAGCAACTCGACTGGACCGGCACCAAGGCCGAGAACAGGTCGGTCATCCATGAAGCAATCGCCACGCTGGAGCACGCGTCTCTCAGCTTTTCGGGCGACGTTATCGGATACGTCTCGCCGGAGGTCGCGAAAGGGCCTATCGACTGGGAAACCGCAACACTGTATGACCTCCCCGAGCCGCCCCATACGGTCGCGGTTTATATTTCGCCAGTGACAGCGGCCAATGCGATCGGCGCCGCCGCAGCGGACGCATACACCCGCGGCCTTTATGCGGGTTTGAAGGCGTGCGTCGCCAAGGAGAGTGAGGCGAGGTCCCAAGACCTGGCCGGAGACGCTAGCGGTGCGAGTGCATGTCAGTTCGCGATCGAAGCGCTCATCCGCGACGCGTCCAGTCCCGCAAAGGAAGCCATCGCGCTCAACGCCATCGCGAATCTCGTCATCGACTATGGCGACGCTCGGACCGTAAGGAATGCGACCGCCGTTCAGACTTCATTCTTCGCGATCCTATCCGCGCTCGCCGCTGCACTCCCGTCCAATAGAACTACCGAGGACGCGCGCAATGGCAAATCGCGTGCTGGCGACTCGGGCCCGAGACTGGTGCCTAGGGCAGCCACGGACAACGGTGGCAAAGGAGAGGCGTCATGAGCCGGCACGACACTGCTTCGATGGCGTCCTCTGGCTCCCAAGGCATCCTGATGTTCGAAGATGCCGATGCTGCTGCGCGACGTGCCGCAGTCGACGAGCTCCACACCCGGACGGCCATCTACACTTCCAGCCCGGTCGTTGACGAACTGCTGCACCGCCTCGATTGGCCTCACACTACCGGCCGCCTCATCGACCCGAGCTGCGGCGACGGAATGTTCCTGGTTCGGGCTCTCGATGCTCTTCTTGCAGCGCGGCCAACCGGATTTGACCCGCGCGGACAGGTCGAAGGGTGGGAGATCCACCCGTCTGCCAGTGTCGACGCAAGATCACGCGTTGCCGCCGTTCTCGCATCGCACGGGTGGGGGCCTTCTCGTGCGGCCGAAATGGCCAACGAGATGGTCCACAACCGCGACTTTCTGATCGACGGCCCCGAAACCGGAATGTGGGATCTGGTGGTGGGGAACCCGCCCTATCTTCGTGCCGCGAATATCCCGACGCTCCTCAGAAGCGAGTACAGCCAGCACGTCCCGGATTACGCTCGCGCAGACATGCTGCACAGTTTCCTCGATCGCTGCAGTCGATCCGTGCGGCCGGCCGGGCGTGTGGCCCTCGTGACATCCGACCGCTGGTTGGCGAATGCGCAAGCGAGTCGGCTACGGGCCGTACTCGGCGAGCGAATGTCGATTGAGTACATCGAACGCCTGAGCGCTGAAACCACGTTCTATCGACCAAAGCAGCGGCGAGCTGGTACGCCACCCCGAGTACATCCCGTCTCGGTGGTGCTAGTGTCGGATGCCGGCGCCGAGAGGAACCTGACCAGCCGCCCCATCCATCCTGGTGTAGACGAGACTCGCTACATGGGCATGCGTCAGCTGGGCGAGTTCGCGGATGTCCGAATCGCACCTTGGCTTGGATCCGAAGGTGTGTTCGTGATAGACGCTACGACGGCCCGTCGCCTGCCGCCTGAATGCCTGGTGCCGGCGGTCGATACCGACGATATCGACGGCGGAAAGCTCCGAAAGCCGACACGATGGGCGATTCGAACGCGGCCGGACGAAGAGCCGTGCCCGGAAATCATGGCTCACCTCTCAAGCCATATGCACCTTATGGCCAAACGTGGACGCCAAGGCAAAGTGTGGATGCCACCGGAGTCGTTCCACGCGCTCGATCTGTCCCGGGAGTCGCTGATCGTGCCACGAATCGCGAAGTCGCCGAAGGCGATCCGCGTGCCCCCCGGTGTCCTTCCCATCAACCACAATCTGAGTATCGTTGCCGGCGGCGCGGTAACGCTTGACCAGGTCGAGGATGCTCTGGCCTCTCCGCTCGCGGCTGCGTGGGTTAATGACTACGCAGTGCGGCTCGAGGGCGGCTTCCGCTCTATGACGACTACTCTTCTTCGTCGAATGCCGATGCCGGACGGGTTGGCCTAATCAAATCCCAGCGCGGACTTCGTGCCGGTGGTGCGCTCTCGCTCCGCCGGCACGCTTTGTGACCGCCTGGGCATGCGGCCATGGTACTCTGCGGATAGTCGTTTAGTCGGCAGGTCTCTCCCATCAAACGCTAACACCCACCCAGCCTGTTCAGGCCACTAGCGGCATCCGGCAAGCGGACCTTCAACCGCTCGCCCGATGTTGTTTCTCTCCGGTTTAACAACCGCCCTCGTGAGGGCAATACTGGAGAAATTCATGAACACGAAATCCAACAAAGCTAGCAAGCTCCGACAGACGCAGGTCGCCGCGTTGATCGGGAGGATCTTCGTTCACTGCACGGCCACCGATGTTGACCAGGTGGTCGCGCGAGTAATGGGCGTACACCCCGAAGCTGATGCAACGTCTGAACCATTCGAGTATCAAATGCGGGGAGTCGGCTGCATCGACTCCAAAGCTATCGTCAGCTCTGAATTTGCTGACGCATCAGTGGGAAGTGTTCGACGACTGTTGGAGGCCGCGCTGTCGGCCGACGGAATCACGGAATGGAAACCCGGAACCGCGGCAATCCGGTTGGCAGCACACGAGGAGCCACCTGAATTCGACATCCAGTTTGAGGACATGGGTTTCACGAGCTCTGACCTCACGGACCGCGAGTTGAGCGATGTGGAAGCGCAGAGCTTCACTGAAGCGGCCATCAAGGAGAATACGTTACCCGAGGGTGTCGTCGCGGTCGTCCGTGGCTATATCACTGAAGACGACAACCAGGACGGTGATGAAAGGAAGGTCTTCGCGTGCGTTACGCTGCGCATTCGCGCTGAGAATGACGACGCAGCAGAGACCTTCCGGCCGCCGAAAGGGTTATTGGCCGCGATGGCAGACATGATGGCGAGGAACCCCGACGGCGGTATCGACCTGGCACTCGAGGGCAACTGGGAGGTGTCTGTAGGATCGGCCGAATTGGTTGGCGACTCCCCGATCGTCACAGCTGAGTCCCCCTACAACGGCGAGCTGTGCATTCGCGCGGCCAAAGAGCATGGGGAGAATTCGGACCCGGATCACGAGGTCGGCGACCTTCAGGACTATCTGCGCGACATGTGGAAGTTGCTGACGCCCGAACAGCGTGACGCCTACTTCAAACTCGACTCGGTTATCGACCGGCTGGAACTGGGTTTGTCGAGTGAAGAATTCGACAGCCTGTACAACGAGGTCGGCGAAACCCAATCCCTGGTGAAGTCGTCGTAATCATCAACTCGCAGCATTCGGCGGCCGCGCCCTCGCAGGAGGGTCGGCTGCCCCCTCCTGTCCGCGAGTAGCGAAGTAGCGGTAAGCAGGCCCGCCATCACGTTGGTTCACAATTGAGTAGTACGCTTCTACGCCGGCTCCCGCCCTATGTGAACAATCCTTCGTCGTCGATCGCCGACACCGGATACCTTCGTTGTAGAGGGGCGGCGGACAATTCGTTCAGTGTGCCACTGGCTCCGTGGTACCCTGCGGCTAGCCGTTAGCTCGGCATCGCTCACCATCAAGCGCTACTGCGCACTCAAGCACTTCTCTTCAGCATCGCACCGTCCGGCAAGCGCCCTTTCAAGCGTTTCCCCGATGCCCGTTCTCTCCGGTTTATCAACGGCCCCTCAAGAGGGCAACACTGGAGAAAATCATGAACAAACAAGCACCAGGCGCAACTTGCAACATGGCACAGGCTCGTCTCATCATCGCGCAAGCGGTACTCGCCCGGTATGAATTGGGAGACGACTTCGCCCACCGCAGAATCTCCCACCTTAGCTGGAACACCGAGAACCAACAGCACCTGCACTGTTTCCTCGAGACGTCCTGTACCGGCACCGAGGTGCCTTTGCGCAACTCGGGCCGCATCAACCTGGATTTCCACGTGAAGTTCAACAGTGCAGGGTCAGTGATCGCAGCATACGCGCAAGACATGCGTGGGAACGTCGTCGGCCGAAGAGGCGATGGCGACGTGAGGCGCCCGGACGGTACCGTACAAGACGTCTCGGATGCGGAGGTCGAGGCTGCGAAGGCTGCCGGATTTCGTATCGAATTCTGCCCACCCGACGTTGTTGACGAGCTGCTGCGTGGTCGGTACTGGTGGACCGTTACGCAACCCCACTGGTCTGGCATCGAATCGAGCGAAGGTGACTTCTCAACCGAGCAAGAGGCGTGGGCCGATGCGGTCCGCACGCTTCAACGCGATCCTGAAATGCGGGGAGTCGCTTCGGTCGACGTCGTGATTCCGGCACGCGATCCGAAGTTTGCTTCCGAACCGACGTACACGGCCAAAATGCGCGTGGCACGCTTGAAACAAGCGATGAAAGCGTGGCGAGTGGCGGATGAATCATCAGACGACGCCTCTAGCGACACTGAGCCGGATACACTTGCGGTGTCCTCCCTGCTTGCCGATCTTCGTCATTATTGTGACGCGTACGGACTCGACTTCTCGGCAATGGATCGCGGCGGGTATGCCGACTATTGTGACCAACTGAGCAACGACCGTCATCATGAAGTTCTGAACCAAGCGTCGTCGCCGCAATCGTAGACATAAACTCGCAACATGTGCCCGCCCCGCCCTCTCACGAGGCGCGGGCGGGAGCACCGACGTTTGCAAAGCGAGTTTGCTTGACTGGTTTCACGAATCAAGCGCCGACGCACGACGAAACCTCTCAGACGAGCCTTTCAGCATCTGGCGAGCGCTATTCGAAGCGTTCACCCGATGTTCCTTCTCTCCGGTTTATCAACAGCCCTTCGTGAGGGCAATACTGGAGAAAATCATGACCAAAAATTCCAACGCGGTTGAGAAGCAGCCTCAGGCCGAGCGGGCACCGTGGCAGCGTGACGATGTGCAATTCCCTCGCCTCCTAGCAGAAATTCTGGCGACGCAGGACACGCTGGACATGACGGCCCTGGCCCAGTCGATGGGTCTGTCCGTAGAGGAGGTCTCGGCCCTGTTCGACCGTGCAGAAATAGCGTGGGAGGCAATCAAGGCTGACTCGGCGACCCGGCAAGATCATGAAGAGGAACCCGGGACACTCAGTGAGGCCCAACAGTATCGTGACGCGACGGCATCGACGCCGGACCTCCCGGAAATCACCGAGGGGGATA encodes:
- a CDS encoding Eco57I restriction-modification methylase domain-containing protein yields the protein MSRHDTASMASSGSQGILMFEDADAAARRAAVDELHTRTAIYTSSPVVDELLHRLDWPHTTGRLIDPSCGDGMFLVRALDALLAARPTGFDPRGQVEGWEIHPSASVDARSRVAAVLASHGWGPSRAAEMANEMVHNRDFLIDGPETGMWDLVVGNPPYLRAANIPTLLRSEYSQHVPDYARADMLHSFLDRCSRSVRPAGRVALVTSDRWLANAQASRLRAVLGERMSIEYIERLSAETTFYRPKQRRAGTPPRVHPVSVVLVSDAGAERNLTSRPIHPGVDETRYMGMRQLGEFADVRIAPWLGSEGVFVIDATTARRLPPECLVPAVDTDDIDGGKLRKPTRWAIRTRPDEEPCPEIMAHLSSHMHLMAKRGRQGKVWMPPESFHALDLSRESLIVPRIAKSPKAIRVPPGVLPINHNLSIVAGGAVTLDQVEDALASPLAAAWVNDYAVRLEGGFRSMTTTLLRRMPMPDGLA